From the Deltaproteobacteria bacterium genome, one window contains:
- a CDS encoding CHASE2 domain-containing protein: MKRPFYIALFVTVLVVATYFVFPGFIKSIDGKWVDNYFFIRGPLKTAGNVVIVAIDEQSINEIGRWPWPRSVMASAVDKLKEYGIKTLGFDITFSETSPEDGKLAEALKKIPDTTLGYFFYATPQEAKDAHLSKQELKENDQTIFPSRLSMSSKQLETSGEKVYGVQTNVPQIVAAVSNERQGFFNVFPDPDGVIRRAPLILAYKGNFYPSLSLQSASLAVGFSPLPILNEDGVLRGIALGNKKIPLNDKGELFINYRGGTKSFPHISIANILNGSVPKETLKDKIVLAGATAIGIYDMRVAPTDAVFPGIEVSANVVDNILSGDFVVSDTNTKLISFGLILFVGFFLGLVIPRFHALGGFFVFIISILVISVAAYLCFLRGYLIHSFGATLNGTLVYGGITIYRFFTEEKERRKIKKTFQHYLSPSVIKVLLEHPEQLKLGGDRKELTVLFSDIRGFTSKSEKLPPEKVVQLLNDYFTVMTDVVFEHEGTVDKYMGDAIMAIFGAPLPQEDHALRATLTALEMIEKLDQHKEEWCKKYGIDELKIGVGVHTGLMAVGNMGSARRFNYTVIGDSVNLTSRIEGLNKDYGTQIIISDALYQKVKDHVTVRELGVAKVKGKEIETKIYELVGKKQIPSSPK; encoded by the coding sequence GTGAAACGGCCTTTTTATATTGCCCTTTTCGTAACAGTCCTTGTTGTTGCCACCTATTTTGTTTTTCCGGGTTTTATCAAATCCATTGACGGAAAATGGGTTGACAATTATTTTTTCATTCGCGGTCCCCTGAAGACCGCGGGCAATGTTGTCATTGTGGCCATTGATGAACAAAGCATCAATGAAATAGGAAGATGGCCGTGGCCCCGCTCCGTGATGGCTTCGGCGGTGGACAAACTGAAAGAATACGGGATTAAGACACTTGGCTTCGATATTACCTTTTCAGAAACTTCTCCCGAAGATGGCAAACTTGCAGAGGCCTTGAAAAAAATTCCTGATACTACTTTGGGTTATTTTTTCTATGCCACCCCGCAAGAAGCCAAAGATGCCCATTTGAGCAAACAAGAGTTGAAGGAAAACGATCAGACCATTTTCCCTTCCCGACTTTCCATGTCTTCGAAACAACTCGAAACTTCGGGTGAAAAAGTTTATGGTGTTCAAACAAATGTTCCCCAAATTGTTGCGGCGGTATCGAACGAACGACAGGGTTTTTTCAATGTTTTTCCGGACCCCGATGGAGTGATCCGCAGAGCTCCGCTGATTTTGGCCTACAAAGGAAATTTTTATCCCTCTCTTTCCCTGCAATCGGCAAGTTTGGCCGTTGGTTTTTCTCCTTTGCCGATTTTGAATGAAGATGGTGTTTTGCGGGGCATCGCGTTGGGAAATAAAAAAATTCCTCTCAATGACAAAGGAGAGTTGTTTATCAACTATCGCGGAGGGACGAAATCTTTTCCCCATATCAGTATCGCCAATATTTTAAACGGTTCCGTTCCCAAAGAAACTTTGAAAGATAAAATTGTTTTGGCGGGAGCCACGGCTATCGGGATTTATGATATGCGGGTTGCCCCAACAGACGCCGTTTTCCCGGGGATTGAAGTTTCCGCCAATGTTGTCGACAATATCTTGAGCGGTGATTTTGTTGTTTCGGATACCAACACCAAACTCATTTCCTTTGGATTGATTCTTTTTGTCGGATTTTTTCTGGGCCTTGTGATTCCAAGATTTCACGCGTTGGGTGGTTTTTTTGTTTTTATAATTTCGATATTGGTGATTTCGGTGGCCGCTTATTTGTGTTTTTTGAGAGGCTATTTGATCCACAGCTTCGGAGCCACTTTAAACGGTACGTTGGTTTATGGTGGTATTACCATCTACCGCTTTTTCACGGAAGAAAAAGAGCGGCGTAAAATCAAAAAAACTTTTCAACATTATTTAAGTCCTTCGGTTATCAAAGTTCTTTTGGAACATCCCGAGCAATTAAAACTAGGTGGAGACCGCAAAGAGTTGACGGTTCTTTTTTCAGACATCCGGGGTTTTACTTCCAAATCCGAAAAACTTCCGCCGGAAAAGGTGGTTCAGCTTCTCAATGATTATTTTACCGTGATGACGGATGTTGTTTTTGAACATGAAGGAACTGTCGACAAATATATGGGCGACGCGATTATGGCCATTTTTGGCGCGCCCTTGCCGCAGGAGGATCACGCACTGCGTGCAACTCTTACCGCGTTGGAGATGATTGAAAAACTGGATCAGCACAAGGAAGAGTGGTGCAAAAAATACGGCATTGATGAATTAAAAATCGGTGTGGGTGTTCATACCGGTTTGATGGCGGTGGGGAACATGGGATCCGCAAGGCGCTTCAATTATACCGTGATCGGGGATTCGGTGAATTTGACATCGCGCATTGAAGGTCTGAACAAGGATTACGGAACGCAAATTATTATCAGCGACGCTCTCTATCAAAAAGTAAAAGACCACGTAACCGTGCGCGAACTGGGCGTCGCCAAAGTAAAAGGAAAAGAAATTGAAACAAAGATTTATGAATTGGTGGGGAAAAAACAGATTCCTTCATCCCCCAAATAG
- a CDS encoding ORF6N domain-containing protein, translated as MTDLIPIERIEKRIFLFRGHKVMLDSDLAELYGVKTKVLIQAIKRNSERFPEDFMFQLENQEVMLLRSQIVTSNKGRGGRRFAPYAFTEYGVAMLSSVLNSRQAIQVNIQVMRTFGRLREMLMTHKDLAQKLIQLEKKYDHQFKIVFDAIRELMAPPPLPPKKRIGF; from the coding sequence GTGACGGACCTTATTCCCATTGAACGCATTGAAAAGCGGATTTTCCTGTTCCGAGGTCATAAGGTGATGCTTGATTCAGATCTGGCCGAACTTTATGGTGTTAAAACTAAGGTGCTTATTCAGGCGATCAAAAGAAATAGTGAAAGATTCCCCGAGGATTTTATGTTTCAGCTGGAAAATCAGGAGGTTATGCTTTTGAGGTCCCAAATTGTGACCTCAAACAAAGGACGTGGTGGACGACGTTTTGCACCTTATGCTTTTACCGAATATGGGGTTGCCATGCTTTCCAGCGTTCTCAATAGTCGTCAGGCTATTCAAGTCAATATTCAGGTAATGCGAACATTCGGACGGCTACGAGAAATGTTGATGACTCACAAAGACCTTGCCCAAAAACTTATCCAACTTGAAAAAAAATATGATCACCAATTCAAAATTGTTTTTGATGCTATCCGGGAACTTATGGCTCCGCCACCACTCCCACCTAAAAAACGCATTGGGTTTTGA
- a CDS encoding PD40 domain-containing protein, whose amino-acid sequence MFFVGLVHAGSYYPFGGWRTINTPHFSIQYHQNIEEIAKRSADYFEEAYTILKPKFQWEPWGRTQVILIDNNDDANGLATTLPYNMIILRIVPPDPESSLNTYDDWLKTLITHELTHILHLDAYGGFWKPWHYVFGKLISPAALTPNWVKEGLAVLQETEETKGGRGRASYSEMLVRTAVLNKQFPSIDRADGLQWKWPAGQTQYIFGVKFLMYLEKRFGWEKLQVFNRVTQRNFLISAVNHAAKKAFGVSLYQLWRDWQKELGEKYAVWDEKIKSEGMTQLEPFLGGKDSYYLPTFSRDGKKLAYVTYNPRKATMLWLKDLETGKVEKLSDKTPTQISFSPDDKSIVFASMGTFKRYQHYLDLYQIDLETKKLTRLTKGERARDPDFMPDGKRIVFVSGEAGKDVLKIYDVETKSITTLLSDVKPFTQFANLRYSPDGAHLALVRFQKNVGWELCIFAADATSKPCIKNNGIHVNSRPEWTPDGRWILFVSDEDGTNNLYAYEWRFNKLQRVSRVETGLFEPAISKNDQTLLGRYYTGEGYEIRKVPLQLKIFGEDYGPETMDHGPKTKKSGKKKDEKKTNLPSYEKEENSKVGEYAPQKYNPFGKSLFLPRFLLPGVNFLGDSFLFTAFTGGADPLRYHNWMAGGSFRTDANYFGYTARYYYNRYAPIMGIGIDDQAVDYGTLVFSNSNSYRFFEQRRNASAFLSVPVGTKQAFGFSYFYEDRIPITHILPSEANALNLGVFAGINMSYTYGEGKSYPASISHPEKGRILRLNGTITDKRLLSADKNEQRIFAGDFRQYIPLWANQVLALRAAGGIAFGDQIFPGTFTLGGALGEGALATGYSSRYFNLRGLPVAAFVKDRAMLLSGEYRFPLVSPQRGIGTWPVFLKDIHVAAFADFGDAWNTRDPQPRNFSKFFDPFMLGIGGELRGDFVLGHGLPLSGRLGYGIIVRNRARLVNLKDPILGTLAKNGILILQFGTSF is encoded by the coding sequence TTGTTTTTTGTCGGCCTCGTGCATGCCGGCTCTTATTATCCCTTTGGTGGGTGGCGTACGATCAACACGCCCCATTTTTCAATCCAATATCATCAAAATATTGAAGAGATTGCCAAACGGTCTGCCGATTATTTTGAAGAGGCCTATACTATTTTGAAGCCCAAATTTCAGTGGGAGCCGTGGGGACGCACGCAGGTGATCCTTATCGATAATAATGATGATGCAAATGGTCTGGCTACAACACTTCCCTATAACATGATTATTCTCCGGATTGTTCCTCCCGATCCCGAAAGTTCTCTCAATACCTACGATGACTGGCTTAAAACGTTGATTACCCACGAACTCACACATATTCTTCATCTTGATGCGTATGGTGGTTTTTGGAAACCGTGGCATTATGTTTTTGGAAAATTGATTTCACCGGCGGCATTGACTCCAAACTGGGTGAAAGAGGGGTTGGCCGTGTTGCAGGAAACCGAAGAAACTAAAGGAGGGCGGGGGAGGGCTTCCTATAGCGAGATGCTGGTGCGCACCGCCGTTTTAAACAAGCAGTTCCCAAGCATTGACCGTGCCGATGGTTTGCAATGGAAATGGCCCGCAGGACAAACCCAATATATTTTTGGCGTCAAATTTTTGATGTATCTTGAAAAACGTTTTGGTTGGGAAAAGCTTCAGGTTTTTAATCGTGTTACCCAACGCAATTTTCTGATCAGCGCCGTGAATCATGCCGCCAAGAAAGCTTTTGGCGTTAGCCTTTATCAACTCTGGCGCGACTGGCAAAAGGAATTGGGCGAAAAATATGCAGTATGGGATGAAAAAATAAAATCGGAAGGGATGACACAACTGGAACCTTTTCTCGGAGGAAAAGATTCCTATTATCTTCCGACATTTTCGAGAGACGGGAAAAAACTGGCCTATGTGACTTACAATCCTCGCAAGGCAACAATGCTTTGGTTGAAAGATTTGGAGACGGGTAAAGTCGAAAAATTGTCAGACAAAACTCCCACGCAAATTAGTTTTTCTCCCGATGATAAATCCATTGTTTTTGCCTCCATGGGAACATTCAAACGGTACCAGCATTACCTTGATCTCTATCAAATTGATCTTGAAACGAAGAAGCTGACACGTCTGACAAAGGGGGAGAGGGCAAGAGATCCGGACTTTATGCCCGACGGAAAGAGAATTGTTTTTGTTTCAGGCGAGGCGGGCAAAGATGTTTTGAAAATTTATGATGTAGAAACGAAATCCATCACCACATTATTGAGTGATGTAAAACCGTTCACCCAATTTGCTAATCTTCGCTATTCACCGGATGGAGCGCATTTGGCCCTTGTGCGATTTCAAAAAAATGTGGGCTGGGAACTTTGTATCTTCGCGGCCGATGCTACATCGAAACCCTGCATCAAAAATAACGGCATTCATGTCAATTCCCGTCCGGAATGGACTCCGGATGGACGATGGATTCTTTTTGTCTCCGATGAAGACGGAACCAACAACCTTTACGCCTATGAATGGCGTTTCAATAAGCTACAGCGGGTCAGCCGCGTGGAGACGGGACTCTTTGAACCGGCAATCTCCAAAAACGATCAAACTTTATTGGGAAGATATTATACCGGAGAAGGTTATGAAATTCGCAAAGTGCCTTTGCAGTTGAAAATTTTTGGGGAGGACTATGGACCAGAGACCATGGACCATGGACCGAAAACAAAAAAATCGGGAAAGAAGAAAGATGAGAAAAAAACAAATTTGCCTTCTTATGAAAAAGAAGAAAATTCCAAAGTGGGGGAATATGCACCCCAAAAATATAATCCTTTTGGAAAATCCCTCTTTCTTCCCCGCTTTTTGCTTCCGGGTGTAAACTTTTTGGGAGACAGTTTTCTTTTCACCGCATTCACTGGTGGGGCGGATCCTCTTCGTTATCACAACTGGATGGCCGGCGGCAGTTTTCGCACAGATGCAAATTATTTTGGCTACACCGCCCGTTATTATTACAACCGCTATGCCCCCATCATGGGTATTGGCATCGATGATCAGGCGGTTGATTATGGAACGCTCGTTTTTAGCAACAGCAACAGCTATCGCTTTTTTGAACAGCGCCGCAATGCCAGTGCCTTTTTGTCGGTACCGGTTGGCACCAAACAGGCGTTCGGATTTTCCTATTTTTACGAAGACCGAATACCGATCACCCACATTTTGCCGAGCGAAGCCAATGCCCTAAATCTGGGCGTTTTTGCCGGTATCAACATGAGCTATACCTACGGAGAGGGGAAAAGTTATCCCGCTTCCATCAGTCATCCTGAAAAAGGACGCATTCTTCGTTTGAACGGAACAATCACCGACAAGCGGCTTTTGTCGGCCGACAAAAATGAACAACGAATTTTTGCGGGAGATTTTCGCCAGTATATTCCGTTATGGGCCAATCAGGTTTTGGCTCTTCGCGCGGCAGGCGGCATTGCCTTTGGGGACCAGATTTTCCCGGGAACATTTACTCTGGGAGGTGCTCTTGGAGAGGGTGCTTTGGCCACCGGTTACAGTTCACGCTATTTCAATTTGAGAGGTCTTCCCGTGGCAGCTTTTGTGAAAGATCGTGCCATGCTTTTGTCCGGTGAATATCGTTTTCCTCTTGTTTCACCACAGCGGGGCATTGGAACATGGCCTGTTTTTTTGAAAGATATTCACGTTGC